In Rhodamnia argentea isolate NSW1041297 chromosome 1, ASM2092103v1, whole genome shotgun sequence, the genomic window gGGGCTATAAAAGGATATGTTACATATCATATTGTAAGGCTTGACTTCACTTCTGCaccttttatttgttcttttcttcttcttgttagatctttGGCTCTTTCAATTGTAAGCTTGTACTTGATTGTTGAAGATAGTGAAGCCCCTATCTCTTGCCGTGGTTTTTACCGTTTTGGATATCGTGTCTTGTGTgttttaattttgcttttatctTTTGCTATTTGTACTTGAGTTCGCGCGTCTCTTAGCGTTCTTCCTCAACAAATTGGTATCGGAGGCAttgaattttggtttttttgtttgaGATGGCATCTATCAAGTTTGAAGTGGTAactttcaatggccaaattaatTTCAGGATATGGAGGACAAGATGAAGGCGTTGTTGTGTCGGGAAGGTTCTTTTAGAGCCTTAGATGGGAAATATGCTGACAACATGACTACGGTAGAGATCGAGGAGATGGAATCGGGGGATAGGGACGCTAGTATCATATGTGCGGGGTTCGATTCCCGTGCTCTGCAAAGGGACAAAGAGAGGAGAGTTAGAGCTATGAAGATAAAAAAGCTACTTTGCTAATGCGGACAGTGATGTCCTCGCTGGTCCCGCACACACGCCTACACAGTACTTTCTCGCTCCGACTTTCTCCATCTCCTTTCTTCATCaatcatcatcgtcgtcttcaccGTGGGTTGTTCCACGGATAAGAAGGTTGGGGCGTCGAAGACGGAgatagagcgagagagagagagacagagacagagacacgCTTGCAATGCGCTCACGGTCCATGATCTTTAATCGAGGGTccaatttttattctcaaaGATCAAGTCCCCAATTACCTAGCATATAAATGAGACGACTCAAACAGGGAAACCGTAGAATTAATTAATCTCAACATTAGGCAATTAAATATTCAATTGAGCTCCTAAATTAGGAAGTTACCTTAATTAGTCTTCCCACTCAAACGATTACTGGCGGCAAGAAGAGTTACCGGCGGCAAAGCTTTGGTGAGGAGATATTCTGATGAGGTGTACCAGCGAGCTGCTCCAGTGAGAATTGGTAGCTCCTGGTCAAATCTTTGAGCATCTAAATCTCTGATGCTCGATTTCTTTGGTGGGGTTGATGAACTAAGCATCGTGGAGATCTCCTCAAAATTTCAATGCATCTTAACGTAGAACGAACGAACTCGCCGTTTTCGTGAGTCGGTGTGTTGAGCTCTCCTGTCTTATCCGGCAGTCCGATTGGTTTTAGTTTTCTCCATTAAAGATACACTTTCAGATGTTTTCTCCCCAATCTCACCGGACAAAATCAAGAATAATGTCTTACAATACTCTCTATAAAATTTGAGCATGATCTACAGTTTATGAATGCGCACTTGTCGATTTCGTAAATTGCGCCTCTTATCGTCGTTCTTTTTCTCACGCGTACACTTTTTGTGAACCTCTTTCTATTGCAATGCTAACCCCCTCAAACTTGATGAGAATAAGTCTTTCTATAAGCTGGGTTTAGGATAGCCTCCCAAGAGATCACTTTCCTATTTTAGACCTGGGCAATAAGAAACCTCCCTTGAATTCGATAATATAAGGTTTAATTAGTCCCAAGTTGCTTCAAGGAATCAATCTTTCCTAATTTAGTACCCCTcaagtgctctttttttttggggggaggggtGGTGTTGATCTGGTCCTACTCTATTCTATTTTACACCGTATGTGctatatgtgttcataggttgCGAAATCCTGCTCCCTCCTCAGGCGTTCTCATCCCAACTCTTCCCGAAGGTGGGGATTCGAACCCCTCACTCCCCCTTCCCAAGTGAGAAGAGTGGCCACCGGGGCAAGTCCCTAGTGGTTACCCCCGATGTGCTCTCCACATGTGCTCTCTACGTGTAATTTTCACCCACTTAAGTTATTCAATGGGTTAGGCCGAATTTCTTATTCCGGTGGGCTTACACAATATGCAAATGCATTTTAACcatatttatatttatgaaTTGTCATTGACTCCTAAATTTTTATACAATGAATGACTAAatggatcgccaaaattagggaTAAGCACGATTCCAAAATAGAACCGGGAATTGAACCATGAAAATAGGggaggtttcaagtttcaaaattgAGGAATCGATTCTGATGTGTATGTTCCAGGTTCTAAGAGATGAAacctgaaacctagaacctagaacgACTTTGTGTTTCTCTTGTTCTTTGTCTAAGCGCGATCCCGCAATATCCACGGCGTCCGATGATAAGTGTGTAATCTGGAATCATTAGTCTGAGTTTCCATTTTCGGCGATATCACGACgaagacttttactttgttaatgttccATATTCTTTGTATGTCTAAATATAATTTATGGTCAATGGCTTGTAAAAACAAATGGCAATCTTTAAGTGTGATAATTCATTGCAATCGTTCGATTAAGAATACGGGTAAAATCCTAAAATCGACCATAGAACCTATGACAAGGCAGACTCTAGGTATGCATGATAGATTTCaagttacaaaaaaatgaagaacgagTTCTGACGAATAGGTTCCAATTGGAACATGAAAAGAACGTGAAACCATTAACCCCTAGCAAAAATATAAGTGTCAATACACCATTCCCACGATTCAGTCGTCTCATCCGTCTCGCATCCATCAAGCTTCTTCCCGTATTGGAAGCCTACTCCCATGTGCTCATGGATTGGGGTTAAATCGGACGGTGACACCTTCCTCCTACTCGGGTAATAACTGGTTTTATTTTACCATGCAGAACTATCTAAAATATGTATTTCAAATATTAATGTATTGTTAAGatgcataaattaaaaaaaggaagaattattaGTAGTGGTAATAACATGCATATACAGGTGGAAAGTCCTCCGTCTATTATTAGCGATTTAAGTCGACTAATTATTATATTAAACATTAAATCAGAACAATTCAGTGCAAAGTCCTTCCGATCCCTCACCTATCCATTGTGCCTGTGTACGCATCGTACATATATCCACCAACTCTTCATGATTTCTTCATCTCTCTCCAgctatttttttcataattttgttaTTACTAATCCGATATTCGACTATAAGCTAATGGAGCCGCAACTTGCGAAATAAAAGCTGCCATCAATCGCTACAAGCTCGGCTTCGGCTTGGCGGCATGGCTTGAGGCCATACGAGCCGGCGGAGGATTTGTCGACTGTTGAAACGCCCTGGTGGAGCAGAAATGAACGAGatcattctcttctttctcagtGAAGAGACCGATTTCGAGGGTCGAGTGTTGCCTAGCCATCCATGTCTCCACTCGCGACTAGTGGCATTATCGATGATAAGAACTTGTTGTGGTATTTATTCTCAAAGCAGCCGTTTGTTCCTTATATGTTAGATGTAGCCATCGGCTCAATTAGATTTGTTAAAAAATGAGGGTGCATGGGAAGGACCGTAGTCTGTCCATATAGGCTATTACAGTCCTTGACCCATTATAGATAAACCGCCAAAAAAGCAGTTATCTTATTCTGAACGTCGGACCTTGTTTAGAcgttcttccaaaaaaaaaaaataacagagaACAGTAAGAGGACGACAACGACAATTCTCCCTTCTCCTCTTCCGAACGTGATATCGGGATGAATTCTCTCGCTGCATTGTaaacatttaatctgtgaaaaatcGAGGTACGTCCGTTCTATTatgtatttctccgatcggtgatttaAGATGATCTACGGCTTGTTGACTTAGAGTAATTCCGCTGCATATATTTATGGGATCCgttcccttcaagatcaaatcaaatgGAGGGGGTTTCTCTAGATTGACCGAACCAGAAataggtcaaaaggtttaggtaAAGCCATTCTTGCGTGGAACTTTCGGGCAATAGGTTTACGTAATGTATCTTACGTTGCAAAAGCTTTGTCATCACTTGAATCATACGATGTGACCTAGGTTGTTGTGCGAGTCGGATCCCAACCAATTCAGTTTCGTCGCCATCACTCGTGTGAATCCtccttctcattttttaaattatttcgaTCCATGGTTTTCAGTCTCCATGAgtaaaatattatgaaattcTTTGATGCCTCTATTTATGCTGGACAACGTATCAATGCAAAGGAAACTTCATCGACTCAATTATTTATTACCGTTCACAGTATCGGAATGGAAGAGCTTGCACGTTGCCTCAAAGCCAAAATGGCCAGAAATTAGTAAACcctagaagatttttttttttttttggtatgaatAAACCCTAGAAGATTCATTGCCTATAACATCAAGTGTCGCGAAAATTAATTTGTTTCAGATAAACTTTTCGAGGATTACAAGTGAGTTTGGCTATTGATTCTATCCGGAAACTATTGAAATACAATTTAGCTTTACTTGTGGATCTATTGCTGTGCTTGTTTGGAAAAATATAGTAATCAAATGGGAACCAATAGAATCAGACTTTGAAGCATGGTGGGGCGGCGAGGGCTGATATctactttttttcttaattttagctttttctttgttatttagcttttttcaatattatgtggaaagtgttttttatttttgccatgcgtattgcccttttttttttaaaacaaatccatgtaatattaaaaaattaataaaaaatgccacgtgtattGTTTTcacggaattggcacttaagtgattattttttgtcggaattgacacttaaatgatcattttttctccgatttgtcacttaagtgacaaaaaaaaaaaattctggcactaaagtgagcgtcgtatataAATATTAACACTCCAAATATCCTTTTGCCTAATTTATATACTTTTTGAAATATAAATGGGTTGTCAGTAGAGTTTTTTACCGAGCAAACAAGCAAAACAATTATTAAAGAGGAAGGAGCGTTCGTATACAATGAGGAATCAGTCAACAACCGAAGTACAAATTCGACTCACAAGAGAGAAAGGAGCTGCATGAGAGGAGCGCGTGATCTTTAGCCCGAAGGCCGAGAAATGTTAGAGATAAGGAGCAACAGAGTAGCAATTCTTCAACTACTCCCTAGCTTTGGACGATCAAAACTAACCATATTGTACTTGGACAAGATGTGAACCGAccagaacaaaaataaaataaaacgactaaatgtgaaaacaaaaaattcatgaaaaagagaaaaaacattgGCATATATAATTCCTTAACTGATGAAGTTATTAACTTCCTCGCAAATGTACGCCGACTAATCGCATTTAAATGGAGTCAGACCGTTTGGGATAATGACTAGCTCGCCAGTGATTGAATGGTTCATTTCAAATTTCCCATATAGCCACATCTATTTATATACATGTGTGTGTGCATATGTACATGCACAACTCTCatatcttcttcattttcccaaaatCCTCGTCTTATAAACTTCCATCGGCCAAGAATAGCTGGCGTGTCGACAGTACTCTGATTGCCGTTGCGATGACGGGTTTCACCACCTTGGCCTATGTCGTACTTCTCATGGCACTAGTCATCTTACACAATCTCATTAAACTATTTTGGTGCAAAAGCGTGAAAGGGCAATCCAAGCCGCTCCCACTGCCTCCGGGGCCCGTCCCGTGGCCATTCGTTGGCTGCGCCCCAGATATGCTCCAGAACAAGCCCGTGGGCCGGTGGATCCTTCGTTGGATGGAGGATATGGATGCCGACATCGCGTGCTTCCGCATAGGGAACACGCACGTCATTCCTGTAACCGACCCGAACATTGCCCAGGAGTTCCTCAGGAACCAAGACGGCACATTCATGTCGAGGCCTGTATCGATGGCAGCCCAAGCGTTTAGCGGTGGCTACGCAACCACTGTCACCTCTCCCTATGGGGAGCAGTGGAAGAAGATGAGGCGGGTCCTAACGTCAGAGATCATATGCCCGGCGCGACACAAGTGGCTCCACGACAAGAGGGCGGAGGAAGCCGATAACCTAGTGAAGCATGTCTTCAACCAATGCCAAACCCTAGGGCAAGTGGACTTGAGGCACACGACAAGGCACTACTGTGGGAACGTGATAAGAAGGTTGGTGTTCAACAAGAGGTACTTCGGCGAAGGAAGGCAAGATGGAGGACCAACCATTGATGAAGAACAACATGTGGACGCACTGTTCAACGCACTGAACTACCTCTACGCATTCTGTGTATCCGATTACTTCCCATTCTTGGTGGGGCTGGACCTTGATGGGCATGAGAAGGTAGTGAGAGATTGCACGACGACGTTTCGGAGGTTGCACGAGCCAATCATAAACGAGAGAATCGAGCAATGGAGGAACGATTCGAGTTCGCAGAGTAATGGAAAAGAGCCTCAAGACTTGTTGGATGTTCTTATTATGCTTAAAGACTCACGAGGGAAGCCATTGCTAACGCCGCATGAAGTCAAAGCGCAGGCTACGGTGAGAAATTTACTCTTTCCTCTTGTGCAAAATTTGTTGTCATCTTTTAAGGTTCGAAAGCGAACGATAGGAGGTTTATATATTTGATCAAGACGACTTTGTTACTAAATTGTACGAATAGAGCCTCATTCTTACAactaaccccaaaaaaaatcctaaagaaaGACTTCCCTATAGAAAAGAAAGACTCCATATACAAAAGTACCTCCAAGATATGTAGTCGATCTCTATTCTAATGTCAATGTCATTTACAATATACCCGAGAGACTCCTTAAGAAAGAATTTTCgaggaaattacaaaaaaaaaaaaagatctaaactttttgatttggCTAACttgattctaaacattttcacaattcgccaattgagttcttcctataaattttgatcgaaaattattgatgtCGATGCCAGCCATCTTATATAGCATGACCGATGGTGGCATCcacaatttttgtgaatttatgaaaaagatgaattttcttattattatcttttactcttttcttgttttctttgtttttttttttccattgtgcCAACGAGGATCACCGGCGACCCTTGCAAGCATCAAAGGCCCTAGGCGAGGCCATCGTGGCCTTGCCGACCATAGGTGTGAAGGCCCTCGCTAGATTTGAGCGAGGACCGCCTCGCCTAGGGCTTGCTTCGTGCCATTGGTCACGATTGGCAAGGGTCGCTAGCACaatgaaagaaaaggcaaagaaaaatagaaaaataaaatttcaagaaaatagtaaatatttcaaaaggaaatttgagaaaaaatataaaaattatttacgtcggCGCCGATCGTACCATATAGGATGGCCAACGTTCACGTCAGCAATTCCAAATtaaaattggctagaaggactcaattgacaaattgtcaaaagtttaggactaaatgggccaacttgaaaagtttatgactaaatcggcaaatgataacaggtttaggacttttttggagaattttcccaaaagttttCCTAGAACCGGTATATATTTTACTATACATTAAGTTGAATGTCGTGGCTATAAATTAGATCCCAAAGTTGAACTAAGATTGATATGGTATTTGTACGTATTGATTATGTGTAGGAAATTATGATGGCCGCAGTAGACAATCCATCAAATGCAGTGGAATGGGCAATGGCGGAGATGATAAATAGGCCCGAACTCCTTAAGAaagccaaagaagaattagatAGAGTTGTGGGACAGGAGAGGTTGGTCCAAGAGTCCGATATCCCCCAGCTCAACTACATCAAGGCATGCGCTAGGGAGGCCTTCAGGCTCCACCCGATCGCGCCCTTCAACGTCCCGCACGTCGCCTTGTCGGACGCCGTCGTGGCCGGCTACCGCATCCCTAGGGGCAGCCACATCTTGGTGAGCCGGATGGGCCTTGGCAGAAACCCTAGAGTGTGGGACGAGCCCCTCAAGTTCAAGCCGGAGCGGCACATCATGAGCGATGCCGTGGAAGTCGTGCTCACGGAGCCTCACTTGCGATTCATTTCCTTTAGCACGGGCCGGCGCGGGTGCATTGCCGCCCAGCTTGGGACAACGATGACAGTGATGCTCCTTGCCAGGCTAATTCAGGGGTTCAACTGGAGCATGCCCCCTAATGTTTCGAACATCAATCTTAATGAGTCGAGGAACGACTTGTCCCTTGCCGAGCCGTTGGTTGTTCAAGCTGAGCCGTGCCTACCGAACCATCTCTATCCAATATAGAGAAATATGTGAATTTAGCATATTCTTCATGTGACATCTCATAATATCACCCTATCAATCGAACTATGTCCTagactttttaataatttattgtgAAAGCAatctaattttaaatatttcatgCCTCATACaattcaaataaaatgaaaaagatatgGGGCGTAACTATTCTGCCAGCCCCCTACGATCAATCACGCACCACCGGTGGCGACATAATAGTGGTACGACAGCTGGTATTTCAGAACGCAAGGCAATGAGGTCGAAGCCTGGTGGATAGAaacattaggggtgagcatgaaaTCAATTCGTTGCTCGATTCTAGAACACGCAGAGTAAGTTCGAGGTTCCGTAAAATTAGCGAATCGATTTCATGGGAAAGTGTCGAGAGTTAGAAggagtttttgtgtttttcttattctaGACTTTATGCGATCATCCGATATCCCGTGGCATCCGATAATGAGTGTGCAATTTGAAACCATTAGTCTAAGCCTCCATTTCTTATGAtattattttgttaatattttatattttttgtctaTTTAAATATGATTTATGATCAATAGATTGCAACAGTAATCGATAATTATAAGAGATGGTGATTTCACTGCAACCGATCAATTAAAAATACGGGTGAAACTTAAATAGATTGTTTTACCGATACTAGAACAGGCCCCGGGGAATCGCTAGCGCATCTGAGGATCAATGCAGAAGCAAAAGCCCTCCGCCGCTTGTGGACCCTCGGATTGACCTCCGCGGCTTAGCCCGTCAACGACCTCGCTGACGTGGCGAAATCTGGGCGGGCAAGATGGGGCCCTCGCCCACACGCCAACACAGTCCCCCCCTTTCTTTGCTCTCCCGACTCTCTCTCCAtatcctcctcttcatcatcaatcgtcgtcgtcgtcgtcgtcgcggGTAGTTCCACGGATAAGGAGGCCGTTGGGTCATCGAAGACGAACGGAGAGAGATGCTTGCGATTCAATCTCAAGTCCTCTTCGGGGTCGCTCGCTGCTCACTCGTCGCAGTGTTCGTCGTGTTCCCTGACTCACCTTTCCGCGAGCGCTCTTTCGACTCTGTAAACTCTCTCTCTGACTCACCTTTCCGCGAGCGCTCTTTCAACTCtgtaaactctctctctctctctctcgtgctagGTTTTATGTTGGAGGATTTACATTGTAGCTCTGCATATTTAGGGTTTTAAGTAGGTGACATATGGAGGAGAACTTCTGCTGAACGAATCATATAAACCCTATCATCTATGCGTCGCTTGAtgtttttgcctactcttgtttcgtttggtttttttttccccttttctctctGCCTACTTGATCAGTCACTGGACAGTGCAActtttttgtttggaaaaatttctcTTTCGTTGAACTGGCGAGCTTTAGCTTTGGTATATTGCGAAAGGAATTGGGTATGAGTTGCTGTGTGTCTCGGTAAATACGTGCTTGCTGCGAATTTCTTTTTTACTCTTGTTGAGATGTTCATGATGTCTTTTGGAATTGGGGCAGGTGAAGTGGTTTTAgctttggacaaaaaaaaaaagtggttttaGCTGGAGTTTAAGATGCTCTGTTCTATCTGGGGGGGTTTCCGGCAATTTTAAGAGGTGCGTTTTCAAACATGGCATCATCCCACTCGGATTCTGCGCGGATGGAGCAGATAATCACTGAATTCTTTGCCAAGAGTCTCCACATAATACTCGAATCAAGGACCCCTTGCATTTCTTCGCGGAATTTCAGCGGTGAACAGACTGTGTCCTCCCCATCTtcgtcctcttcttcctcttcaagcGTGAGACCAAGAGATAAATGGTTCAATTTAGCTCTTAGAGAATGCCCTGAGGCGTTGGAGAATCTCGATCTTTGGCACCAAAGCAATCTTGAACCTATGGTTGTTGATGTTGTTTTGGTGAAGAGAGCGATTAACTGGGAACCAGCCAATTTCTATCCCAAGACGGAACTGTTCAAGAATTTGTCATCGAAAGAGCTGCATACAAATTGCTGGAACTCTGACCAGGAGGAGCTAGGAAATGAAAGGAGTGAAAAGATAATAGAAAGATGGATAGTGCAGTATGAGGTGAGGAAGGCCAAGGATGCTGGCAAGGGGAGCAAAAGATCAAGCAGTAGTATCTTGTCATCAATTTATAAGAAGTCGATGTTGCTTTTAAGATCCTTATACCTAACTGTCCGGCTCTTGCCAGCATATAAAATATTTCGGGACCTGAATTTAACTGGTCAAATTCGCTCTTTCTCTCTTGCTCATcgggtttcttcttttgttgagCCCTTCACCCGTAGAGAGGAGGCTGAAATGCAACAATTTGGTTTCGCCCCTGTGGATACTTCATCTGGTAGGCTTTGCCTTTCAGTATTGTATCGATCATCATTATCTGATGTTAGTTCCGAGCCATCTACCCCAATGTCTCCCCAGCTTATACCAGATTATGTGGGCAGCCCATTAGCTGACCCGCTTAAGAGATTTCCATCACTTCCTGTATCTCATGGCTCCCCTTCGTCATTGCCATTCTCAAGGAGACACAGTTGGAGTTTTGATCAATACCGTGCCTCTCCGCCTTCCAGGACTTTCTCGCCTTCACCAACCCATTCTGAACCTTATGCTTCAGCTTCTAACCCCAGTTCTTGTCGGTTTCCCCCACCAGGTTTGCCACCTCACCCATCTGAAGTATCTCATGCTCATAAGGATAATGCTAGCTTTGATGAATACTATCCCTCCCCtatattttctccttctctctcaccctccCCACCCATTTATGTACCTGGGAGTAATCTTTCAAGGGCTCTTTTACGATCTGAGAGTGCTCCAGTTAATATACTTGCAACGAAGTTTCTTAATTCCCCTATGTTGTTCAAGAACCAAAACTTTCCTCCTTCACCTCCTCTCAGAGGTACAAGATATGGCCCTTCAACGGCTGATAAAAGTATGTGTCCCAGCCGTGATGTTGCAACAGTTGATAAGGTATTATTAAATACTCTGCAGAGTTATCTGACGAACTTTTCTTTTCCAGCAGTTCTATTGAAAATTTGCTCTTTGCTTTTATAGATGTCCTTTGTCGGAAGGGATGACATAGGAAGACCTTCTGGGTTACAACTATCATCTGGAAGTTCAGCACATATTTCCTATTCCAGAAGCTCCTGCAGGTCTTTCCATGATGATTTTGATGAGTCTGAGTACACTTGTCCATTCGATGTGAATGAAGATGATGTGACAGATTCAGGTAGCAGGTAAATGTGTTCTCTGCCCCCACAAGTTTTCAAACAAGTTACTTGCATTACTTCAGCATATTCGTCTATAGGTGATCTGCTTTTAAATGCCTACAGCAAAATACTGTTTGCTACATCTGTTCTGATAATgcatattttttgggatttaaaGGTATAATTGCAAAAATATTAAGAGATTGTGAGCTTTGTCGGAGATGCCATGACAATTGATTCATAGCTCATGAACGATTGTGTCGATTCTTCTTTCACTCCATTGTGGCCAAAGGTCACAGGTTTGAGTTGCGGAAACAATCTTTCTGGAAAATCAAGGGTAAGGCTGTGTACAAAACCCTTCCCTAGATCCCACCGTGCGGGGGGCCTTATGTGATGGGATGCCCTCTTTAGTCTTGATTTTTTGTTGATCTATATATTAGTTTCTTGCAATGTGGCAAATAGGCAATGCGTCTATTAAAgtctattttttcttattcttattGGAGTTACTTTGTCGTGCACATTTGTCTCTTCATCTTGACTATTCAGTGAACACATTATTTAGTCGGTAACTTCCAcactaattttctttcttttaagggCTATAATTTCCTCCGTCCCTGATTGGAGGAAATTCTTTCCAACTGTTTCTGAAATTGGTGATAACAAGTTATGGATATCACTCACATACAAATGTAAATTAAAGCTGAGCttattttatggaaaaattgaagatttgaaagacattttccaaaaaatgatcgcttgtattgcttCTAAAGAATGAACGAATACAAATATTCTCATCATAGGCAtatatttttgttgatgatgaaaACACTTTCTGTTAGACTTAtttttcaagcgatataaaccgatcatttttcagaaaatgttttccaaatcttgagttttgcgtgaaacaaatgcaacctaatatgaatGTGGTGATGTCCATGTGCCAAGCTTTGATAACAGTTTTCTTTTAGGTTGTtaaaatttttctctttgttaTAATTTTACTTCTGTAGATTGATAAGCTGTTGTTAGGTTGGATGAATATTCTGCTGAAGCAGCTTTCTGCAAACCACTACTAAGCTTGACCGATTTACCAAGTTTGTAAGTTAATCATATCTGCATTGCCTCAGCCAGAATTGTTGATGAAGTGCAAGAGAATATCCAAGTTTACTTGTGTTGCTTTCACTTTTATTTCCTATTGTTCGAATGTATTGTTGTAAACGTCCTTTCTCCACCGAATGAATCTGGTTACTTCATACTTCTTGTGTTAGAGTGATCTGATTAGTTCATTGTTTGCAGAGTGGATTTATTCGATAAAAGAGGACATGCGCATGATCCACTCCAGTCTGCTTCGTTTTTGCCAATCAGAAAATCTCCAGGTGCTGCTGTTGGAGCTCTTGTGGATATGTTGAAGAAAGCTCCTCCTCTTCACCAAGACTTCTCAAATATGGCAACAGCTTCACAAGCTTCACAAGCCTCCAGATCTGAGACCTGGAGCAACAGCTTTCACGAGTATTGTCAGACCCCTAAAGCCATATCAGCTCAGGATGGCACTTCAAGCGTTACATCCTCTGCTCTTCTCGCATCTAAGACAACAGCTGATGCTTTAGAAGAACTCAAGGGTTATCAGGAGATGAAGAATTTACTGCTTTCTCAAGGGGGTACTGGTAGGTCACAGAGCGTGCCCAAttatgctgctgctgctgctgctgttgtagAATCTGCCGGTAGAGGTACCGTTAAATTTTAGCAGAGGTACCTGTGGAATTCACTGCTGACCGACCTCAAATCTTCTTACACATGTACAGGCGAGCATTATGAGATTGAGTTAGCAGCTGAGCTCTAGTGTTCATATTTAATCCGTACATACTTATTGCCTGCAATTGGGAATACTAACCGGTGCTTTCGTTTTACTGCACGATGAACCGACATGGAGGAGTATACCCTGCTTTGTACAGAAACCTACCTTATTG contains:
- the LOC115727169 gene encoding tyrosine N-monooxygenase-like; translation: MTGFTTLAYVVLLMALVILHNLIKLFWCKSVKGQSKPLPLPPGPVPWPFVGCAPDMLQNKPVGRWILRWMEDMDADIACFRIGNTHVIPVTDPNIAQEFLRNQDGTFMSRPVSMAAQAFSGGYATTVTSPYGEQWKKMRRVLTSEIICPARHKWLHDKRAEEADNLVKHVFNQCQTLGQVDLRHTTRHYCGNVIRRLVFNKRYFGEGRQDGGPTIDEEQHVDALFNALNYLYAFCVSDYFPFLVGLDLDGHEKVVRDCTTTFRRLHEPIINERIEQWRNDSSSQSNGKEPQDLLDVLIMLKDSRGKPLLTPHEVKAQATEIMMAAVDNPSNAVEWAMAEMINRPELLKKAKEELDRVVGQERLVQESDIPQLNYIKACAREAFRLHPIAPFNVPHVALSDAVVAGYRIPRGSHILVSRMGLGRNPRVWDEPLKFKPERHIMSDAVEVVLTEPHLRFISFSTGRRGCIAAQLGTTMTVMLLARLIQGFNWSMPPNVSNINLNESRNDLSLAEPLVVQAEPCLPNHLYPI
- the LOC115730618 gene encoding autophagy-related protein 13b, coding for MASSHSDSARMEQIITEFFAKSLHIILESRTPCISSRNFSGEQTVSSPSSSSSSSSSVRPRDKWFNLALRECPEALENLDLWHQSNLEPMVVDVVLVKRAINWEPANFYPKTELFKNLSSKELHTNCWNSDQEELGNERSEKIIERWIVQYEVRKAKDAGKGSKRSSSSILSSIYKKSMLLLRSLYLTVRLLPAYKIFRDLNLTGQIRSFSLAHRVSSFVEPFTRREEAEMQQFGFAPVDTSSGRLCLSVLYRSSLSDVSSEPSTPMSPQLIPDYVGSPLADPLKRFPSLPVSHGSPSSLPFSRRHSWSFDQYRASPPSRTFSPSPTHSEPYASASNPSSCRFPPPGLPPHPSEVSHAHKDNASFDEYYPSPIFSPSLSPSPPIYVPGSNLSRALLRSESAPVNILATKFLNSPMLFKNQNFPPSPPLRGTRYGPSTADKSMCPSRDVATVDKMSFVGRDDIGRPSGLQLSSGSSAHISYSRSSCRSFHDDFDESEYTCPFDVNEDDVTDSGSRVDLFDKRGHAHDPLQSASFLPIRKSPGAAVGALVDMLKKAPPLHQDFSNMATASQASQASRSETWSNSFHEYCQTPKAISAQDGTSSVTSSALLASKTTADALEELKGYQEMKNLLLSQGGTGRSQSVPNYAAAAAAVVESAGRGTVKF